Sequence from the Ziziphus jujuba cultivar Dongzao chromosome 9, ASM3175591v1 genome:
AGTATTTTGCTAAACGAACCGTTTTAACGTAAATTTGTCAAAAGTTGACCTTTTTTTGGTTGCTTGTACCACTAAAATGTCTCTAATTGTGACTTCTTAGGTTCAGTTACTAATGTCATCTATACGTCTGTTTTTTTGTCATAATCTGATAGCGACCCAttcactaaaaatatatatgataacgATTCTCGGCGAAAATAACAAATATGGCCTAATCAACGAGTAAATAAAGTGCTGATAAGGTCATAAAGTGTATTGACGAATtgatgtttatgtttattttcaaAGTGGGGCCTTTGGGCAGGGTATCCAAATTCAACATCAGGTCACTTTCTCAAAAAATTTCCGGGAAAAAGTTGAAGGCTTATAATCACATGAACAGATCAAGAAACTATAGCAGCTGGTAATGAATCAACTAATCAAACCCACTAAATTTTCAACATCCATTGTTTATTCAAttgcaagaaaataaaagatttgTATCAGAGTCTCGGTCCCAACACCCAAATGTGAATTAACTTATTCTCCTCTGCAAAATCCAACAAATGGCATCCAAATCATTTCACTTCCCACTAAACGAACTGATAACATAAACATGTCCCATAggggaaatgaaaaaaattcctTACTCCTTGGCacacaaaaagacaaaaaagccCAAGAAAAGACTTGAATTTCCCGCACGGTAAAGTGATCATGCTGCACACATTCACATTGGACCCTATTTGTTTACAGCCGAAAAGAACCGAAATgataaacaaaaccaaaaataaaataaataaaaaattgccaaacccaatatatatatatatagataaaataaaagaatggtTATGATTTATGAATCTTTGATTTGTTTCTCTTTAGCACTGCATTGGCAGAAGAGCCTTGAAAAAAAAgcttgagagagagagggaaagtaAAGGGCACTTAATATTCTCAAAACCCAAAAGGAAAATAAggactcctttttttttgttttctttttataaatatgttacaggaataattttttttttttttttggggagaatCTTGAAATGGATGTTTTACAATCTGGATGGTGAATGTGtcagcttttcttttttcctggcCTTGGCCAATGGGCAAAACTTCCTGTAACCAAAATATTAAGTCTGCAAACCTGAAGAAGAATTCAcattaattaaacaaacaaaagaagataaaaaaagaaaaaaaagaaaaaagaaaaaaccaaaaaccaaaagcgGGAAAGATCAGAGTTTTAGCTACAAGTTAATACTACATGAGAGAATGAAAGTGACAGAGAAAGCTGCCAAAGCTATGAATGCAGATTTTAGAGTAGATGGAGAAACTGCACTTGGTGACGAATCTCCCATGGCTAAACCAGCTAACCATGACCCATCTGCCAACATGGTTTCACCGGATCCGGAACCCGAAGACCCTGAATCAGTACCCGGATATGTTAACCCGGGATCTGTCCCTGACCCGGATACGTATCCGGACCCAGAGCCAGGAACTGTTCCTTGTGATGGGGTTGTACTCGAACCTCCTGTCATCGGTGTAGAATCTCTTGAAGATTTCTGACTGCAAAACCACGTGAGCAAGAAATTAGGAAATAATCCATAAATTATTGCTTTCgcaaaatgaaataattacTAGTCTGATTCTTTTGGTGACAACCCCGAAGCTTTGTCTAGACCCGTATTGTACACATTCACATTCAATGATAGGAAGATAAACCCAACAACATCTATTAAAAACCCCACCTATCCACTCCATCCAAACAGATAGACAAATAGTGAATTCTTTAAGCACTAAAAAGGGAATCTTTGGCAGCAAATTTGCCACTAAATCATACCAAAGCAACTAGAAAATTGTTTAATGCGTAAGATGGGAAAAAAGCGGATATCGTCAATAATGACCAAAACCCAAACAAATAATTGGACAGGTTTTTCAATAAAAGCTTGTGAAACACTAAAGCTAGCGAAcaattaacagaaaaaaaaacaaaaaatagcaaatttactatctttttttttttcctaatgttCCTTTCTTTATTACCTTGGAGAGGATGGACAAAACGTCACCGTATAGTCTGCTCCAGTGCAAGTAAATGTGCTGGTTGCATCGTCGTAGGCGTAGCTATACGATCTTGGACAGGCGGCCTTGAACATCTCCGAGTAAACAGACGGCCTGCAAGTCGTCGGTGAACCATACGCGCCGCTGCAACAGTACTCGGGGGTCCCAAACGCCTCGCACGCGCTCTTACACGCGTCACCGTCACCGACCCTCAGCTCCGACGGACATTGCTGGTTCAAATCCGCGGAGCAACCCGTGGACGCGCACGTACCCATCCCGCCAGTCCCTTCAACGAGCATCGGAAGATTGTAGCCGTCGACGAGGCTAACGTCATAGAAATCCTGCCCGCCGGTTCCAAGAGTGAACTCAGCGAGCGTAGCCGGCGGAGTGGCTCCGGCACCATTGCATTCGACCTGGCCGGAACCGCAGTCGCCGGTGAGACACGACCCGGATCCGGAGTCGTCAAAGTTACAACCCGTACGCGCCCAGAAACGGCCCGACCAACCGGTCGGGGATTGGAACGAACGGGAGGTGTCTTTGGGAAGCTCGAAGCCGGTGCTGTCAAGGTTAGGACTGCCTGCATTTGCTAGAATCCCAGGCCACACCGTGGTCTCACATCTATTCACGAATGTGAAAGTAGCTCCTAAAGCACCTGAGACAGAgacaaaaaaaatgtaaatgtgAAAAAGACCCAGATGAGAAAATGGCACTGGGAAGCAAATCcagtagaaaaaaagaaaaatgtatataCACCTCTGGAAGTGAAAAGTAAGAAAACAAGGTTGAGAAAGAGAGTGAAGGAGGAGCTGAAGAAGGAATCCATGAAAATGGAGCTGGCTCTCTTAGTTTGCTTAGTGTTTAGTTTCAAAATGAGATTTTTTGGGTTAGTGGGGGGTTTAAGGGCAGTGTAATGGGTTAAATGGGTTGGGTTCTGATATTATGATGATGGCGGTGGTGGGGATGCATTCGATTTTTGGGGTGGTGCCGGAGATGAAGTAGGAGGAGAAAGCAGGAAAGGACAATGCAATACAGTACAGTGCAGTGCAGGGCCCTAGGACCTGATAGTAGGAGAGGCACGGATGAGAAGTGAGACAGAGCGATGAAAAATACTGGTGAAAGGGTTTTGGGGGATTCAACAGCCAATAAAACGACAAATGTGTTGGTTGATGCAGAAAGTAGCAGAGGAATACAGAGAGTGGTCGGTTACGCAACAAGTAAAGAATGCTGTCGTTTAAGCAAAAGCactttaaaatattgaattaattttatttaccttccttctttaaaaattaatttaaatataatctaatctaatcaaaaaaattaaattaaaattaatataaatctcTTAAACTTTTTAGACgaaatatttttagaatatttgtATGCATCatgtactaaaaaaataaaataaataaatcacccCAAAaggtgaaaaataaattttgatgttTGATAGGCTCCAATAGCTAAGCGTTTGTCTGAAAAAAATCTTGGCATGTACCTAGTTTCATATTTATAGATTGAAATTTTTTCTAAAGTTTTAACTAATCGTTGAGGTTGAACAAAAATT
This genomic interval carries:
- the LOC107427521 gene encoding thaumatin-like protein 1 isoform X1; its protein translation is MDSFFSSSFTLFLNLVFLLFTSRGALGATFTFVNRCETTVWPGILANAGSPNLDSTGFELPKDTSRSFQSPTGWSGRFWARTGCNFDDSGSGSCLTGDCGSGQVECNGAGATPPATLAEFTLGTGGQDFYDVSLVDGYNLPMLVEGTGGMGTCASTGCSADLNQQCPSELRVGDGDACKSACEAFGTPEYCCSGAYGSPTTCRPSVYSEMFKAACPRSYSYAYDDATSTFTCTGADYTVTFCPSSPSQKSSRDSTPMTGGSSTTPSQGTVPGSGSGYVSGSGTDPGLTYPGTDSGSSGSGSGETMLADGSWLAGLAMGDSSPSAVSPSTLKSAFIALAAFSVTFILSCSINL
- the LOC107427521 gene encoding thaumatin-like protein 1 isoform X2, whose amino-acid sequence is MDSFFSSSFTLFLNLVFLLFTSRGALGATFTFVNRCETTVWPGILANAGSPNLDSTGFELPKDTSRSFQSPTGWSGRFWARTGCNFDDSGSGSCLTGDCGSGQVECNGAGATPPATLAEFTLGTGGQDFYDVSLVDGYNLPMLVEGTGGMGTCASTGCSADLNQQCPSELRVGDGDACKSACEAFGTPEYCCSGAYGSPTTCRPSVYSEMFKAACPRSYSYAYDDATSTFTCTGADYTVTFCPSSPSQKSSRDSTPMTGGSSTTPSQGTVPGSGSGYVSGSGTDPGLTYPGTDSGSSGSGSGETMLADGSWLAGLAMGDSSPSAVSPSTLKSAFIALAAFSVTFILSCLQT